A section of the Nitrososphaerota archaeon genome encodes:
- a CDS encoding 30S ribosomal protein S19, with protein sequence MVQEFKYRGYTAEQLKGMSTEQFMRLLPSRQRRSLNRGISNEKRKLLKEVSLAADGKLKTPIRTHARDMVILPNMVGLTIHIHNGKEFSAIEIKPPMVGHYLGEYAITNKKVVHGTPGIGASRSSLYVPLK encoded by the coding sequence ATGGTTCAAGAATTCAAGTATCGAGGGTATACTGCAGAGCAGCTAAAAGGAATGTCTACTGAGCAGTTTATGCGTCTACTTCCTTCTAGGCAGAGACGCTCCCTAAACCGTGGGATCTCGAATGAGAAGCGGAAACTCTTGAAGGAGGTTTCGCTCGCAGCTGACGGAAAGCTGAAGACCCCCATCAGGACACATGCACGCGACATGGTGATTCTACCGAACATGGTGGGTCTCACCATACATATTCACAACGGCAAGGAGTTCAGCGCTATCGAGATCAAACCTCCTATGGTCGGCCACTATCTCGGTGAATACGCAATCACCAACAAGAAGGTCGTCCACGGAACACCAGGTATAGGCGCATCACGCTCAAGCCTCTACGTGCCGCTCAAGTAA